A region from the Thermoplasmatales archaeon genome encodes:
- a CDS encoding oxalate/formate antiporter family transporter → MEVERNAPTGIIVFVVISSIVSVGTSLFSFYVLIIRSIPPFVAGSLFGFASALGIPFTIVGGWLGSRYPVARVFSIFIIIGALGYVGLAFSNNILMVGIFYVVVRATEYIPQTLLPVLISQNIQRERVGRFLGQVNALGSGVGAVGVFLAGIIAQSIGFQILFLAVASLFVVSIIFLTLYVPRGIARSMQSNRDDYGMKPKLKWIARHKSLFVVSLAVMILAAGLYSDKFYPAFLSQKFSASILSIAIFDVVMEVVYAATNPIGGLIADKFGPRTVTVMGYFFMGIALFLFPFTPTLIFLYFVIALFSLGQSFGYFIILTAIRSVDEKNASIASGIVNTFTTIGVTISGPLGGYLWVYIGQVNSFLIALPVSLLSISMLAFSRRRRKTEEDFRNNII, encoded by the coding sequence ATGGAGGTGGAAAGAAACGCACCGACAGGAATTATTGTTTTTGTTGTCATCTCCTCCATCGTTTCCGTTGGGACCTCCCTTTTCAGCTTTTATGTGCTAATAATAAGGTCTATCCCTCCGTTTGTGGCTGGGAGCCTATTTGGATTTGCATCAGCACTTGGCATTCCCTTCACAATTGTTGGAGGGTGGTTAGGTAGTAGGTACCCTGTTGCTAGGGTATTTTCCATTTTCATCATCATTGGAGCCCTAGGGTATGTTGGACTTGCTTTTTCAAACAATATTCTGATGGTAGGCATTTTCTATGTAGTTGTGAGAGCTACTGAATATATTCCACAAACCCTTTTGCCTGTGCTTATTTCTCAGAACATACAGAGGGAGAGAGTTGGAAGATTCCTTGGTCAAGTTAACGCCCTGGGTTCCGGAGTAGGTGCAGTAGGTGTTTTCTTGGCAGGCATTATCGCTCAAAGTATTGGTTTTCAGATTTTATTTCTGGCAGTTGCCAGCCTTTTTGTTGTCTCGATTATATTCTTGACTTTGTATGTTCCCAGAGGCATAGCTCGTAGCATGCAGTCAAACCGGGATGATTACGGGATGAAACCTAAGTTAAAATGGATTGCGCGTCACAAGTCACTTTTTGTGGTTTCACTTGCTGTTATGATTCTCGCAGCCGGCCTTTATTCTGATAAGTTCTATCCAGCGTTTCTCTCTCAAAAATTCTCTGCCTCAATTCTCAGTATAGCTATATTTGATGTTGTAATGGAGGTAGTTTATGCTGCAACTAACCCAATTGGTGGATTAATTGCAGACAAATTTGGTCCAAGGACTGTAACTGTCATGGGCTACTTTTTTATGGGGATTGCCCTTTTCCTGTTTCCTTTTACGCCTACCTTGATTTTTCTTTACTTCGTCATCGCTTTATTCTCCTTGGGGCAGTCATTTGGTTACTTCATCATTTTGACAGCCATAAGATCTGTGGATGAAAAAAATGCATCAATTGCAAGTGGAATAGTAAACACATTCACGACGATTGGAGTAACTATCTCAGGACCTCTTGGAGGATATCTCTGGGTATATATCGGACAGGTAAATTCATTTCTAATTGCGTTGCCCGTATCTCTGCTATCCATTAGCATGCTGGCTTTTTCCAGGAGACGAAGGAAAACCGAGGAAGACTTTCGCAACAATATTATTTGA
- a CDS encoding putative heme peroxidase, with translation MNKGMASNPEIYMMVLSYRLKSSFYSLTAEKREAMSAATSDLFTGYSGDLVNHHSYRSMRSDGDIVFWYSAHSPEAIEAVKFSLNDKFSAYMRPNYSMISLYEDSPYLKPGNVLDDTLRQQPLKYFVAYPMSKQPEWYLLDYEERKKIMAEHIGMALADPEGRMVRSYTTYSYGLGDQEFVVLYETDSLAAWSHATRKLREARARKWIVNETPIIVGILREKLF, from the coding sequence ATGAACAAAGGCATGGCATCAAATCCAGAAATCTACATGATGGTGTTATCGTACAGGCTGAAATCATCCTTTTATTCGCTCACCGCGGAAAAGAGGGAAGCAATGTCAGCTGCAACCTCAGATCTCTTTACCGGCTACTCAGGCGATCTGGTGAACCACCATTCCTACAGGTCGATGAGGTCGGACGGAGACATAGTATTCTGGTACTCAGCGCATTCTCCCGAGGCTATAGAAGCGGTCAAGTTTTCGCTAAACGATAAATTTTCAGCATACATGAGGCCAAATTACAGCATGATATCACTTTACGAGGACTCACCCTACCTGAAACCAGGAAATGTTCTTGACGATACCCTGCGGCAGCAGCCACTGAAATATTTTGTAGCCTACCCCATGAGCAAGCAACCCGAGTGGTACCTCCTGGATTACGAGGAGAGGAAGAAGATCATGGCAGAGCACATCGGCATGGCACTTGCTGATCCGGAAGGAAGGATGGTCAGGTCTTACACAACCTATTCATACGGACTCGGGGACCAGGAATTTGTTGTATTATACGAGACAGACTCCCTTGCAGCATGGTCACACGCAACCAGAAAATTGAGGGAAGCAAGAGCACGGAAATGGATAGTTAACGAAACGCCTATAATTGTAGGCATACTGAGGGAAAAATTATTTTAG
- a CDS encoding tRNA s(4)U8 sulfurtransferase, which produces MFIVRYSEIGLKGRKARSSMERLLLSNLLLSLKKHGISADARRESGRIMVYPVREGEEAEKAIGYVAGVKSFSPCTEHSASTLDEVVEVAKSEFSQAVKGKTFAVRSRRTGSHDFTSMDMDRAIGSAIFEGSAGVDLRNPQVEVGVEIRDSELFLYSRVIKGPGGLPLGSQGKLVSLMSGGIDSPVAAWMMMKRGSPVDLIFCSLAHPVDTLAFLKSAEKLLGRWSTGVDATINIIDGRPLIEAFADKNRYHFQNVEFKRALYLIAQVIAIEEGAHGIVTGESLGQVSSQTAENLGSISHGLEIPIFRPLIGFDKDQIIDLARQIGTMPEADLGEFCSLFADTPITRITTETLDRDMGDFALADQLASQRVSFKFSELDRYLESLSGGVTGVNGIEANSVVLDMRSADKYQGWHYPGAIRAGLGDITDIVDKLGKDKVYIVYCQKGLQSAYAASRIKSLGANAFYANEESMRKISGVSLS; this is translated from the coding sequence GTGTTCATTGTCAGGTATTCTGAGATAGGGCTCAAGGGCAGGAAAGCCAGGTCATCAATGGAGAGGCTTCTTCTCAGTAACCTTTTACTTTCATTGAAAAAACATGGGATATCTGCGGATGCCAGGAGGGAATCCGGGAGGATCATGGTCTATCCCGTCAGGGAGGGAGAAGAGGCAGAGAAGGCCATCGGATATGTAGCAGGTGTCAAGTCGTTTTCACCGTGCACGGAGCACAGTGCATCAACCCTGGATGAAGTAGTCGAAGTGGCGAAATCAGAGTTCTCACAGGCGGTAAAGGGGAAAACTTTTGCAGTCAGATCAAGAAGAACAGGATCCCATGACTTCACGTCAATGGACATGGACAGGGCTATCGGGTCAGCCATATTCGAGGGATCAGCAGGCGTTGACCTCAGGAACCCACAGGTCGAGGTCGGAGTGGAGATCAGGGACAGCGAGCTTTTCCTTTACAGCCGGGTCATAAAGGGTCCAGGGGGACTTCCACTCGGGTCCCAGGGCAAGCTTGTCAGCCTCATGTCAGGCGGAATAGATTCACCTGTAGCAGCATGGATGATGATGAAGCGAGGATCTCCGGTTGATCTCATATTCTGCTCCCTTGCACACCCTGTCGATACACTCGCATTCCTTAAGTCTGCAGAAAAGCTTCTTGGAAGGTGGTCCACGGGTGTGGACGCAACAATAAATATAATCGACGGGAGACCCCTCATTGAGGCTTTTGCGGACAAAAACCGGTACCATTTCCAGAACGTTGAATTCAAGCGCGCACTGTACCTCATAGCACAGGTAATTGCCATTGAAGAAGGTGCCCATGGCATAGTAACCGGGGAATCACTGGGGCAGGTATCTTCCCAGACTGCTGAGAACCTGGGTTCGATCAGCCATGGACTCGAGATACCGATATTCAGGCCGCTCATAGGATTCGATAAGGACCAGATTATCGATCTCGCCCGCCAGATAGGTACAATGCCTGAAGCGGACCTCGGGGAATTCTGTTCACTGTTTGCAGATACACCTATCACAAGGATCACCACTGAAACTCTGGACAGGGACATGGGTGACTTTGCGCTTGCCGATCAACTTGCCTCACAGCGCGTTTCCTTCAAATTTTCGGAACTTGACCGATATCTTGAGTCCTTATCAGGTGGCGTAACGGGGGTTAATGGAATTGAGGCGAATTCGGTGGTGTTAGACATGAGGAGCGCAGACAAGTATCAGGGCTGGCATTACCCCGGAGCCATAAGAGCTGGATTGGGAGATATTACGGATATTGTGGACAAGCTCGGAAAGGATAAAGTCTACATTGTATACTGCCAGAAAGGGCTTCAGAGTGCATACGCAGCATCAAGGATAAAATCACTCGGCGCAAACGCATTCTACGCAAATGAGGAGTCCATGAGAAAAATTTCAGGAGTTTCCCTGTCCTGA
- a CDS encoding single-stranded-DNA-specific exonuclease RecJ: MLKDIIDPKFYELLYRGSSEIKNSRYVRVLAHYDGDGTSSAIVLCTMLKRLGIKFHLGYIKSLDGENFRRRIEEQPDVTTVIVDAGSDQIQYVPESENIIILDHHFYNKSTIKALNINARDFGIDGTREACGATMAYLMALTVDEKNRDLFPFFLSGVIADKQDIGGLRGINSILEKEYGSGYDTVHTLNLEGGRVVDAVTYSTDPFFMDLTGNPENVTRLLNNLGINPETSVYDLQDTEKAALTNALAAKLITQNIGLEAMKYLEGDIIRFKDTGYSSKEISSIVDGNSKIGKNSIPVQYFLGDTSVKDEMESNWKISKTKLIEYTYRVLKDVFEEDSIRYFYAPEGEMTGSISGILSLYLLKQDKPLIGFNVGSEDTKVSSRGTRRLVQRGLNLSIVMREASSQVGGSGGGHDVAAGAVIARGKEKQFVELANELVKGQLSGNSIKDA; the protein is encoded by the coding sequence ATGCTAAAGGACATTATTGACCCAAAATTTTATGAACTTCTATACAGAGGTTCCTCCGAGATAAAGAATTCAAGATACGTGCGGGTGCTTGCTCACTACGACGGAGATGGAACAAGCTCTGCAATTGTGCTTTGCACCATGCTGAAACGCCTGGGCATAAAATTTCACCTTGGCTACATAAAAAGCCTTGACGGCGAAAACTTCAGGAGAAGGATTGAGGAGCAGCCGGATGTCACAACCGTGATAGTGGACGCCGGGTCTGACCAGATACAGTATGTGCCGGAATCCGAGAATATCATAATTCTGGACCACCATTTCTACAATAAATCCACGATAAAGGCGCTTAATATAAATGCAAGGGATTTTGGCATTGACGGAACAAGGGAAGCCTGCGGAGCTACAATGGCTTACCTGATGGCGCTTACAGTTGACGAAAAGAACCGGGATCTTTTTCCATTCTTCCTCTCTGGAGTAATTGCTGACAAGCAGGATATCGGTGGACTGCGAGGAATCAACAGCATACTTGAGAAGGAGTATGGAAGCGGTTATGATACAGTGCACACGCTGAATCTTGAGGGTGGCAGGGTCGTGGATGCTGTGACCTATTCCACTGATCCGTTCTTCATGGATCTCACAGGAAACCCTGAAAATGTGACCAGGTTGCTTAACAACTTGGGGATAAACCCGGAAACCAGTGTATATGATTTGCAGGATACCGAAAAGGCTGCACTTACAAATGCGCTCGCGGCAAAACTGATCACACAGAATATTGGCCTGGAAGCAATGAAGTACCTGGAGGGCGACATTATCAGGTTCAAGGATACTGGATACTCCTCCAAGGAAATAAGCAGCATTGTTGACGGAAACAGCAAAATTGGTAAGAATTCAATTCCAGTACAGTACTTTCTCGGAGATACTTCCGTGAAGGATGAGATGGAATCAAACTGGAAGATATCAAAGACTAAACTCATTGAATATACGTACAGGGTACTGAAAGATGTCTTTGAAGAGGACAGCATAAGATATTTCTACGCGCCCGAAGGTGAAATGACCGGCTCCATAAGTGGCATACTCTCTTTGTACCTGCTTAAGCAGGACAAACCCCTCATTGGTTTCAATGTTGGTTCGGAAGACACAAAGGTTTCTTCCAGGGGCACCAGGAGACTTGTGCAGAGGGGCCTTAACCTGTCCATAGTAATGAGGGAGGCATCCAGCCAGGTGGGCGGAAGTGGCGGCGGGCACGACGTAGCAGCAGGTGCAGTCATTGCAAGAGGGAAAGAAAAGCAGTTTGTAGAGCTGGCCAATGAACTTGTAAAGGGACAGTTATCAGGAAATAGCATCAAGGATGCGTAA
- a CDS encoding 30S ribosomal protein S15/S13e, translating to MGDDEIVKTVVDLNKQGMSHSVIGIKLRDQYGIPGTKPILGKKIGTILIENGVKAELPEDLTHLINRYKNVRKHTESNRKDMSNIRGEMLIMSKMLRLVKYYKRQGSIAPEWNLSKVL from the coding sequence ATGGGAGACGACGAGATAGTGAAAACAGTTGTCGATCTCAACAAGCAGGGGATGTCCCATTCAGTTATTGGAATCAAGTTGAGGGATCAGTACGGAATACCCGGCACGAAACCGATCCTTGGGAAGAAGATAGGGACTATCCTGATAGAAAACGGTGTTAAAGCGGAATTGCCCGAAGATCTTACTCACCTCATAAACAGATACAAGAATGTAAGGAAACATACGGAATCCAACAGGAAGGACATGAGCAACATAAGAGGAGAAATGCTCATAATGTCAAAAATGCTGAGGCTTGTAAAGTACTATAAGCGACAGGGAAGCATTGCTCCGGAGTGGAACCTCAGTAAAGTCCTGTAA
- the nep1 gene encoding Ribosomal RNA small subunit methyltransferase Nep1: protein MLTIIIADAELETIPTEMMDDYSIGKIAKERKKKVANILLDSNYMHSSIDRHFPGESNRRGRPDIIHIFLLMALDSILNRTGGLRVRIHTRNNLVIDISPDTRLPRAYNRFIGLFEKLFQERKIVAEGKTLLSISEASLDTIIGKAEGRVIVMAPGSEVRQIESVIESPLPITVVIGGFSEGDYRSNLDSFEKISIFRDELTIWSVGMEVITQYERVSRNTVD, encoded by the coding sequence GTGCTGACCATAATTATTGCAGATGCTGAACTTGAGACAATACCTACAGAGATGATGGATGACTATTCAATCGGGAAAATAGCAAAGGAACGGAAGAAGAAGGTTGCAAATATACTCCTGGATTCCAACTATATGCACAGCAGCATTGACCGGCATTTTCCTGGAGAATCCAACAGGAGGGGTAGACCGGACATTATACACATATTCCTCTTGATGGCACTAGATTCCATATTGAACAGGACCGGTGGCTTGAGGGTTAGAATACACACAAGGAATAACCTTGTAATTGATATTTCCCCCGATACCCGGCTCCCAAGGGCTTACAACAGGTTCATAGGACTTTTCGAGAAGTTATTCCAGGAGAGGAAAATAGTGGCGGAAGGAAAAACCCTGCTCAGCATTAGTGAAGCAAGCCTGGATACAATCATTGGCAAAGCTGAGGGTAGGGTTATAGTAATGGCTCCCGGTTCCGAGGTTCGGCAAATCGAGTCAGTGATCGAGTCACCGTTGCCTATTACGGTAGTGATAGGTGGGTTTTCGGAAGGAGATTACAGGTCAAATCTCGATTCATTCGAGAAAATATCTATTTTCAGGGATGAACTGACAATATGGTCTGTGGGTATGGAAGTTATAACGCAGTACGAGAGAGTATCGAGGAACACTGTGGACTGA
- a CDS encoding ABC-type spermidine/putrescine transport systems, ATPase components yields the protein MYNISVIGGSTITDEYCMIARRVGELLARNKSIVFCGGLSGVMECVADGVKSKGGIVVGILPGYSPMEGNSNLTVSVPTGMGFARNFLVIRAGEAVIAIDGSAGTLSEAAFAISEGKDIISLGSAEIVPRKKQEGKFIRAATPDGAVDMALSSAKKFREKFIEIMQKLKD from the coding sequence GTGTACAATATTTCCGTGATAGGTGGGAGTACAATTACAGATGAATACTGCATGATCGCACGCAGGGTGGGAGAACTTCTGGCAAGGAATAAGTCAATAGTGTTCTGCGGAGGACTTTCAGGAGTCATGGAGTGTGTTGCTGACGGGGTTAAAAGCAAGGGAGGCATTGTGGTAGGGATACTGCCTGGATACAGCCCGATGGAAGGCAATTCGAACCTCACTGTTTCTGTCCCGACAGGAATGGGATTTGCCAGGAACTTTCTTGTAATAAGGGCTGGGGAAGCAGTAATTGCCATTGACGGGTCAGCTGGGACGCTGTCAGAGGCAGCATTTGCAATAAGCGAGGGGAAGGACATCATATCGCTTGGATCAGCAGAGATTGTGCCCAGGAAGAAACAGGAGGGAAAATTCATCAGGGCAGCCACACCAGATGGAGCTGTTGATATGGCATTGAGTTCTGCAAAAAAATTCAGGGAGAAGTTCATTGAAATAATGCAGAAATTAAAGGATTAG